From Granulicella sp. WH15, the proteins below share one genomic window:
- a CDS encoding ATP-binding cassette domain-containing protein, whose product MSSSPYLEVVLRHRAGTLALDVAFTAAAPWTLLFGPSGSGKSTILRAIAGMLRPDEGRIALRGQVVVDTAGSLWVPPYRRTVRWAGQGAVLFPKMSVEENLAFALLGDARRQRTAGIVQEAVRQFHLAALAKKMPGELSGGERQRVAVARAAIGAREKLLLLDEPFTGLDVGIRDELIEDLRGWLGGTPVLSVTHSVSEAFLLKAEVVRIGGGRVLDQGAAEIVLREERRRVLSLLG is encoded by the coding sequence ATGTCCTCTAGCCCTTACCTCGAAGTCGTCCTTCGGCACCGCGCGGGCACGCTGGCGCTCGATGTGGCCTTTACGGCGGCCGCACCGTGGACCTTGCTCTTTGGCCCATCCGGCAGCGGCAAGAGCACCATCCTGCGCGCCATCGCAGGGATGCTGCGACCGGATGAGGGAAGGATCGCTCTGCGTGGGCAGGTGGTGGTCGATACGGCTGGCTCGCTTTGGGTGCCGCCCTATCGCAGGACAGTTCGCTGGGCGGGGCAGGGGGCTGTCTTGTTTCCGAAGATGTCGGTTGAGGAGAACCTTGCGTTTGCGCTGCTGGGCGATGCCCGGAGGCAGAGGACGGCGGGCATCGTGCAGGAGGCGGTGCGGCAGTTTCATCTTGCGGCGCTGGCGAAGAAGATGCCGGGAGAGCTGTCTGGTGGGGAGCGTCAGCGAGTCGCGGTTGCCCGGGCTGCGATTGGGGCCAGAGAGAAACTGCTGCTGCTCGATGAGCCCTTTACCGGGCTGGATGTGGGGATTCGAGATGAGTTGATTGAGGATTTGCGTGGGTGGCTCGGTGGAACCCCGGTGCTGAGTGTGACGCACAGTGTCAGTGAGGCTTTTTTGCTGAAGGCCGAGGTGGTGCGGATCGGTGGGGGGAGGGTTCTCGATCAGGGGGCTGCGGAGATTGTGTTGAGGGAGGAGCGGCGAAGGGTGCTTTCGCTGTTGGGGTAA
- the modB gene encoding molybdate ABC transporter permease subunit codes for MASGMDIQALWLTFRLAGTTTLLLLILAVPLAWWIAQGKGLARALTQTVVALPLVLPPTVLGFYLLVMLGPLTAPGRLLTRLIGHPLAFSFSGLVIGSMIYSLPFAVQPLVAGFQGVGREYLEAAAGLGVEPAVTFRQVILPMSQGAVVAAAVLTFTHTVGEFGVVLMLGGNIPGATRTLSISLFDQVQDAQYAAANHTALVLVVIAVAALLLVYSGMIPRSLRGNDVL; via the coding sequence ATGGCCTCCGGAATGGACATACAGGCGCTCTGGCTCACGTTTCGCCTGGCCGGTACGACGACGCTGCTGCTGCTGATCCTTGCAGTGCCGCTGGCCTGGTGGATCGCGCAGGGCAAGGGGCTGGCTCGCGCCCTGACGCAGACCGTCGTCGCGCTTCCTCTGGTGCTGCCCCCGACTGTGCTGGGCTTCTATCTGCTGGTGATGCTAGGCCCGCTTACGGCTCCGGGAAGGTTGCTGACTCGGCTCATCGGGCATCCGCTTGCCTTCAGCTTCAGCGGGCTGGTGATCGGCTCGATGATCTACTCGCTGCCCTTTGCGGTGCAGCCACTGGTGGCGGGCTTTCAGGGCGTCGGGCGCGAGTATCTCGAGGCTGCTGCGGGGCTTGGAGTCGAGCCAGCCGTTACTTTTCGGCAGGTCATTCTGCCCATGTCGCAGGGAGCGGTCGTGGCCGCGGCAGTTCTCACCTTTACCCATACGGTGGGAGAGTTCGGCGTGGTGCTGATGCTCGGCGGCAATATCCCCGGAGCTACGCGCACGCTCTCCATCTCGCTTTTCGACCAGGTGCAGGATGCGCAGTACGCCGCCGCGAATCATACGGCGCTTGTCCTCGTTGTAATTGCTGTGGCTGCGCTTCTGCTGGTTTATAGCGGCATGATTCCGCGGTCGCTGCGGGGCAACGATGTCCTCTAG
- the modA gene encoding molybdate ABC transporter substrate-binding protein codes for MSRSRIFPAFLFLLALLFPFGPLAAQTRELHIAAASDLQPVLPVLARDFEQETGIHLELSFGSSATLATQILNGAPMDVFLSADFLFPEKIVAAELAEEKAPEPYAKGTLVLWARKDSPIKPLTLDKLADPQVTRIAVADELHAPYGRAAYAAMRSMKTLDALKPKLVVAENIAQTGQFIDSGNAQMGFISLTMASQQHYKEIGDYVLVPKVYPEIQQCGVVMKGSKNLADAKTFMAWMRSPKVQNRLKDFGLAPAL; via the coding sequence ATGAGCCGTTCGAGAATCTTTCCCGCCTTCCTGTTCCTGCTTGCCCTGCTGTTCCCATTTGGACCACTTGCTGCCCAGACACGCGAGTTGCATATCGCCGCTGCCTCTGACCTCCAGCCCGTGTTGCCCGTCCTTGCCCGGGACTTCGAGCAGGAGACCGGCATCCACCTGGAGCTCTCGTTCGGCTCCTCGGCCACGCTTGCGACCCAGATCCTGAACGGCGCACCGATGGATGTCTTCCTCTCGGCGGACTTTCTTTTCCCCGAGAAGATCGTTGCAGCCGAACTCGCCGAGGAGAAAGCGCCGGAGCCATACGCAAAGGGCACGCTAGTGCTCTGGGCCCGCAAAGACTCGCCGATCAAGCCCCTGACCCTCGACAAGCTGGCCGATCCACAGGTCACCCGCATCGCCGTAGCCGACGAGCTTCATGCTCCCTACGGACGAGCGGCCTATGCGGCCATGCGCTCCATGAAGACCCTCGACGCCCTGAAGCCGAAGCTGGTCGTAGCAGAAAACATCGCGCAGACCGGGCAGTTTATCGACTCGGGCAACGCCCAGATGGGCTTCATCTCCCTGACCATGGCGAGCCAGCAGCACTACAAAGAGATCGGCGATTACGTACTGGTGCCGAAGGTCTACCCGGAGATCCAGCAGTGCGGTGTAGTGATGAAAGGCTCGAAGAACCTGGCGGACGCGAAGACGTTCATGGCGTGGATGCGCTCCCCCAAGGTGCAGAACCGCCTGAAGGACTTCGGCCTGGCACCGGCGTTGTAA